One Spinacia oleracea cultivar Varoflay chromosome 4, BTI_SOV_V1, whole genome shotgun sequence DNA segment encodes these proteins:
- the LOC110775788 gene encoding shaggy-related protein kinase alpha, with the protein MASVGVAPTSVIRDSSSHGVDRLPEEMNDMKIRDDKDMEPTVVDGNGTETGHIIVTTIGGKNGQPKQTISYMAERVVGHGSFGVVFQAKCLETGETVAIKKVLQDKRYKNRELQTMRLLDHPNVVSLKHCFFSTTDKDELYLNLVLEYVPETVHRVIKHYNKMNQRMPLIYVKLYTYQIFRALSYIHRSIGVCHRDIKPQNLLVNPHTHQLKLCDFGSAKVLIKGEPNISYICSRYYRAPELIFGATEYTTAIDIWSAGCVLAELLLGQPLFPGESGVDQLVEIIKVLGTPTREEIKCMNPNYTEFKFPQIKAHPWHKIFHKRMPPEAVDLVSRLLQYSPNLRCSALDALTHPFFDELRDPNTRLPNSRFLPPLFNFKPHELKGVLPETVVRLIPEHARKQCPFLGL; encoded by the exons ATGGCTTCCGTAGGCGTTGCACCTACTTCTGTTATTAGAGACTCTAGCAGTCATGGTGTTGATAGGCTTCCCGAGGAAATGAATGACATGAAGATTAGAGATGATAAG GACATGGAACCGACAGTTGTTGATGGTAATGGCACCGAAACTGGGCATATAATAGTGACAACAATCGGTGGGAAGAATGGCCAACCAAAGCAG ACTATTAGCTACATGGCAGAACGTGTAGTCGGACATGGATCTTTTGGGGTTGTCTTTCAG GCAAAGTGCTTAGAAACAGGGGAAACTGTGGCCATAAAGAAGGTTCTTCAGGACAAGAGGTACAAAAACCGTGAGTTGCAGACAATGCGTCTTCTTGACCACCCAAATGTCGTGTCCCTGAAACATTGTTTCTTTTCAACAACGGATAAGGATGAATTGTACCTTAATTTGGTGCTTGAGTATGTCCCGGAAACTGTCCATCGAGTGATTAAGCACTATAATAAAATGAACCAGAGGATGCCTCTGATTTATGTAAAATTATACACATATCAG ATTTTCAGAGCTTTGTCATACATCCATCGCAGCATTGGTGTATGTCATCGTGATATTAAGCCTCAAAATCTCCTA GTAAATCCTCATACGCATCAGCTTAAGCTTTGTGACTTTGGAAGCGCAAAAGTTCTG ATAAAAGGCGAACCTAACATATCATATATCTGCTCTAGATACTATAGAGCACCAGAGCTAATATTTGGAGCAACAGAATACACCACAGCTATTGACATCTGGTCTGCTGGCTGTGTGCTTGCGGAACTGCTTCTTGGACAG CCGCTATTCCCTGGTGAGAGTGGAGTTGATCAGCTTGTTGAGATTATTAAG GTTTTGGGTACCCCAACACGAGAGGAAATTAAATGTATGAACCCCAACTACACGGAATTCAAATTCCCCCAAATTAAAGCTCATCCATGGCACAAG ATATTCCACAAACGAATGCCTCCTGAGGCCGTTGATTTGGTTTCTAGGCTACTTCAGTATTCACCTAACCTACGGTGTTCAGCT CTGGATGCCTTGACTCATCCCTTTTTTGACGAGCTTAGAGACCCAAACACCCGCTTGCCAAATTCACGCTTTCTTCCACCGTTGTTTAACTTCAAGCCTCATG AGTTGAAAGGGGTGCTCCCAGAAACAGTTGTCAGATTGATCCCTGAGCACGCGAGGAAGCAATGTCCATTCCTTGGATTGTGA
- the LOC110775796 gene encoding B3 domain-containing protein Os06g0194400 — protein MGIGTTSYEKSREKRVEENKKRLDDLNLIHLSQALKNLSPKPTPMKKASKPRIMDKQIIQVRRSPRVANNPAPVYAEISLPRFSSPRKNYGVVKARDFSNRVIASDDVREYTIEEAEKLNAKLEEEGFPTLVRPMLPSHVTGGFWLGLPSWFCRKSLPRNDGMVRLVDEDEIEYPVVYLARKCGLSGGWKGFAECHQLVDGDAVVFQVLSHSIIKAYIIRGSSYDSGTD, from the exons ATGGGAATTGGAACAACTTCATATGAAAAAAGTCGGGAAAAGAGAGTTGAAGAGAACAAGAAACGATTGGATGATCTCAACCTCATCCATCTCTCTCAAGCTCTTAAAAACCTTTCCCCGAAACCCACTCCG ATGAAAAAGGCGAGCAAGCCTCGGATTATGGATAAACAAATTATACAAGTGAGACGATCTCCTCGAGTTGCAAACAATCCTGCTCCTGTTTATGCTGAAATTTCATTGCCTCGGTTTTCTTCACCCAGAAA GAATTATGGAGTAGTAAAAGCAAGAGATTTCTCAAATCGAGTGATAGCAAGCGATGATGTGAGAGAATACACAATTGAAGAAGCAGAGAAGCTGAATGCTAAGCTTGAAGAAGAGGGTTTTCCTACTCTTGTTAGACCCATGCTTCCTTCACATGTTACTGGTGGTTTTTGGctg GGTTTGCCAAGCTGGTTTTGCAGGAAAAGCCTACCCAGAAATGATGGAATGGTGAGATTGGTGGATGAAGATGAGATTGAGTATCCAGTTGTATATCTAGCTCGAAAGTGTGGACTTAGTGGAGGTTGGAAGGGTTTTGCTGAATGTCATCAACTTGTTGATGGTGATGCTGTTGTTTTTCAAGTGCTTAGCCACTCAATTATAAAG GCTTATATTATAAGGGGAAGTTCATATGATTCTGGTACAgattaa